The following are from one region of the Vitis riparia cultivar Riparia Gloire de Montpellier isolate 1030 chromosome 14, EGFV_Vit.rip_1.0, whole genome shotgun sequence genome:
- the LOC117929672 gene encoding UDP-arabinopyranose mutase 3, translated as MAAPSSTATPILKDELDIVIPTIRNLDFLEMWRPFFQPYHLIIVQDGDPSKTIKVPDGFDYELYNRNDINKILGPKASCISFKDSACRCFGYMVSKKKYIFTIDDDCFVAKDPSGKQINALEQHIKNLLSPSTPFFFNTLYDPFREGADYVRGYPFSLREGVPTAVSHGLWLNIPDYDAPTQLVKPLERNTRFVDAVLTIPKGTLFPMCGMNLAFDRDLIGPAMYFGLMGDGQPIGRYDDMWAGWCVKVTCDHLGLGVKTGLPYIWHSKASNPFVNLKKEYNGIFWQEEIIPFFQSVSLPKDCTTVQKCYVELAKLVKEKLGKVDPYFVKLGDAMVTWIEAWDELNAAGGSAKRPNGTA; from the exons ATGGCTGCGCCATCGTCGACCGCGACGCCTATCCTCAAGGACGAGCTTGACATCGTGATCCCCACTATCAGGAACCTCGACTTCCTCGAAATGTGGCGGCCGTTTTTTCAGCCGTATCATCTGATCATCGTTCAGGATGGTGATCCTTCGAAGACCATCAAGGTCCCAGATGGCTTCGACTACGAGCTCTACAACCGCAATGATATTAACAAGATTCTGGGCCCCAAGGCCTCTTGCATTTCCTTCAAGGACTCTGCTTGCCGTTGCTTCGGCTACATGGTCTCCAAGAAGAAGTACATCTTCACTATTGATGATGACTGCTTT GTTGCTAAGGACCCATCTGGCAAACAGATCAATGCACTTGAGCAGCACATTAAGAACCTTCTTTCCCCATCCACTCCCTTTTTTTTCAACACCCTGTATGACCCGTTCCGTGAAGGTGCAGATTATGTGCGTGGATACCCTTTCAGTCTCCGTGAGGGTGTTCCTACTGCTGTTTCTCATGGTTTGTGGCTCAACATCCCAGATTATGATGCACCAACACAGCTCGTGAAGCCACTTGAGAGGAATACTAG GTTTGTGGATGCTGTTTTGACCATTCCAAAGGGCACCTTGTTCCCCATGTGTGGTATGAATCTGGCATTTGACCGTGATCTCATTGGCCCTGCCATGTACTTCGGACTCATGGGTGATGGTCAGCCTATTGGACGCTACGACGATATGTGGGCTGGCTGGTGTGTCAAG GTGACATGCGACCATCTGGGATTGGGAGTGAAGACAGGTTTGCCATACATTTGGCACAGCAAAGCTAGTAACCCCTTTGTGAACCTAAAGAAGGAATACAATGGCATCTTCTGGCAGGAAGAGATTATCCCATTCTTCCAATCAGTTTCCCTTCCAAAGGATTGCACCACTGTTCAAAAATGCTATGTTGAGCTGGCCAAGCTAGTCAAGGAAAAGCTTGGGAAGGTAGACCCTTACTTTGTCAAGTTAGGGGATGCCATGGTCACATGGATTGAAGCCTGGGATGAGCTCAACGCAGCTGGAGGTTCTGCCAAACGTCCTAATGGCACTGCCTAA
- the LOC117931068 gene encoding probable tRNA (guanine(26)-N(2))-dimethyltransferase 2 → MSIDLSDYSIIKEGEAEILMHAKNEVFYNKTQVNNRDISIAVLRTFISKRKQEHEAKLSKRTKAAKKVSEEDASEPLAKEAPTESDMHEEKSNGECAVAEETSLDEPRCISEEPVGIMEEKGQGQLKPPRVLEALSASGLRALRYAREVEGVGQVVALDNDKVSVEACRRNIKFNGSVASSKVDSQLADARVYMLTHPKEFDVVDLDPYGSPSVFLDSAVQCVADGGMLMCTATDMAVLCGGNGEACYSKYGSYPLRGKYCHEMALRILLASIESHANRYKRYIVPVLSVQMDFYVRVFVRIYTSASAMKSTPLKLSYVYQCTGCDSFHLQPIGRTVSKNNSVRYLPGFGPVVPQECSDCGKKFNMGGPIWSAPIHDQEWVTSILADVKSMKDRYPAYNRISAVLTTISEELPDVPLFLSLHNLCATLKCTSPSAVIFRSAVLNAGYRISGTHVNPLGMKSDAPMDVIWDIMRCWVKNHPVKAQQPDQSGSVILAKEPVLQANFARAVASLSKAQTKKVARFLPNPERHWGPKLRAGRQITSKHVSLLGPEAVNGSMNHQEDEEPNSKRQKTDQAALAS, encoded by the exons ATGTCGATTGATCTCAGTGATTACTCAATCATCAAGGAAGGAGAGGCTGAGATTCTTATGCACGCCAAAAACGAAGTCTTTTACAACAAGACCCAG GTTAACAACAGAGATATATCCATTGCCGTCTTGAGGACATTTATATCCAAACGTAAACAGGAGCATGAAGCAAAGTTGTCCAAAAGAACCAAAGCAGCAAAAAAGGTGTCAGAGGAGGATGCTTCTGAACCTCTTGCAAAGGAAGCACCTACTGAGTCAGATATGCATGAAGAGAAATCTAATGGAGAATGTGCAGTTGCAGAAGAGACATCTCTAGATGAACCACGTTGCATCTCTGAAGAACCAGTTGGCATTATGGAGGAAAAGGGGCAGGGGCAACTGAAGCCACCAAGAGTTCTTGAG GCTTTGTCAGCTTCTGGGTTAAGGGCTTTAAGATATGCACGTGAAGTAGAAGGCGTTGGTCAAGTTGTGGCCCTAGATAATGATAAAG TGTCAGTTGAAGCTTGCAGGAGAAACATAAAGTTCAATGGTTCAGTTGCAAGTTCAAAGGTGGATTCACAACTTGCTGATGCTCGTGTGTATATGCTTACCCACCCCAAAGAATTTGATGTG GTTGATCTTGATCCCTACGGTTCACCTTCTGTGTTCTTGGATTCTGCGGTTCAATGTGTTGCTGATGGAGGCATGTTGATGTGTACAGCAACTGATATGGCAGTGCTATGTGGGGGCAATGGAGAGGCCTGCTATTCCAA GTATGGTTCCTATCCGCTGAGAGGAAAGTATTGCCATGAAATGGCTTTGAGGATCCTCCTTGCCAGTATTGAG AGCCATGCAAACCGCTACAAGCGGTACATTGTTCCTGTTCTCTCTGTCCAAATGGACTTCTATGTCCGGGTTTTTGTTCGCATATACAC GTCTGCAAGTGCAATGAAGAGCACTCCTCTTAAGCTCTCTTACGTCTACCAGTGTACCGGTTGTGATTCATTCCATCTTCAGCCTATTGGGAGGACCGTCTCCAAG AATAACAGTGTAAGGTATCTGCCTGGGTTTGGTCCTGTTGTTCCTCAAGAATGCAGTGACTGTGGGAAGAAATTTAACATGGGTGGGCCCATCTGGTCTGCTCCCATCCATGATCAAGAATGGGTGACTTCCATATTAGCAGATGTGAAATCTATGAAGGACAGGTATCCTGCTTATAACCGAATCTCTGCTGTGTTGACAACAATTTCAGAG GAATTGCCTGATGTTCCTCTATTTTTGAGTCTTCACAACCTCTGTGCAACGCTAAAATGCACTTCACCATCAGCAGTAATATTCCGTTCTGCTGTGCTAAATGCAGGATATCGTATATCTGGAACTCATGTGAATCCATTAGGAATGAAATCTGATGCTCCCATGGATGTAATTTGGGACATAATGCGTTGCTGG GTAAAAAATCATCCTGTGAAAGCTCAACAACCAGATCAATCTGGGAGTGTAATACTTGCGAAGGAACCGGTTCTTCAA GCTAACTTTGCTCGAGCAGTTGCCTCTCTTAGCAAAGCACAAACCAAAAAGGTAGCACGCTTCTTACCAAATCCTGAACGGCATTGGGGCCCAAAGCTCAGGGCAGGACGACAGATTACTAGCAAGCATGTGTCTCTTTTAGGTCCGGAGGCTGTAAACGGAAGTATGAACCATCAAGAAGATGAAGAACCAAATTCCAAGCGGCAGAAGACAGATCAAGCGGCTTTGGCTTCATAA
- the LOC117930087 gene encoding scarecrow-like protein 3, which translates to MGSASPAMKPDVTLTLCLSSPDHFEAINTEERGILLIQMLLKCAMHASSGNLHRADACLHQISHHASISGDSMQRLAARFASALAVRLVKRWPGLYKALNRNPSWQPKADWAGPIFGKVFPHLELAYSIIAQTLTRTMAEERVIHILDTGSGDPELWVPLLHSFAHMPHGPPHLKITCISSNKLALEKLGIRLVKEAEALAMPFQFNPLNVTLRDLTIDMLRVRSGEALAITSVLNLHTLLAEDDRVDAHFGLNKGNIVKECKQMSRFLATVRSMSPKIVLLVEQESDHNLNRLTDRFVQGLYYYSAIFDSMNATLGSSSSEERLAVEEMYGREIENIVACEGLERVERHESYGRWMVRLGRGGFKPVRLWYESMEGVKDLVGGDGEDGYTVRNERASLMICWSQRPLYAISAWISQ; encoded by the coding sequence ATGGGTTCAGCATCTCCAGCCATGAAGCCTGATGTAACGTTGACCCTATGCTTGTCATCCCCGGATCATTTTGAAGCCATCAACACCGAAGAAAGAGGGATTCTTCTCATTCAGATGCTCCTAAAATGTGCCATGCACGCCTCTTCCGGCAACCTCCACCGCGCTGACGCCTGCCTGCACCAGATCTCCCACCATGCCTCCATTTCCGGCGACTCCATGCAGCGCCTCGCAGCCCGGTTCGCCTCCGCCCTCGCGGTCCGCCTTGTGAAGCGTTGGCCTGGCCTATACAAAGCCTTGAACCGCAATCCATCCTGGCAGCCCAAAGCTGATTGGGCCGGACCCATCTTTGGCAAGGTCTTCCCTCACCTCGAGCTTGCCTATAGCATCATAGCCCAAACCCTAACCCGAACCATGGCGGAGGAGCGGGTCATCCATATATTGGACACTGGGTCGGGTGACCCTGAGTTGTGGGTCCCACTTCTTCATAGTTTTGCACATATGCCACATGGTCCTCCCCACTTGAAAATCACTTGCATTAGTAGTAACAAACTTGCTTTAGAGAAGCTGGGCATTAGGCTTGTGAAAGAGGCTGAAGCCCTTGCCATGCCCTTCCAATTTAACCCTCTAAACGTGACTCTACGAGACCTAACCATTGACATGCTTAGGGTGAGATCAGGGGAGGCATTAGCCATTACATCGGTCCTTAATCTTCACACCTTATTAGCCGAGGATGATCGTGTGGACGCGCATTTTGGACTCAATAAGGGCAACATTGTGAAGGAATGTAAGCAAATGAGTCGATTTCTAGCAACGGTCAGGTCAATGTCTCCTAAGATAGTATTATTAGTCGAACAAGAATCTGATCATAATCTAAATCGTTTAACAGATCGATTCGTTCAAGGCTTATATTACTATAGCGCAATTTTTGACTCTATGAATGCAACTTTAGGGAGTTCATCAAGTGAGGAGCGACTTGCGGTAGAGGAGATGTAcggaagagagattgaaaataTAGTGGCATGCGAAGGGTTGGAGAGGGTGGAGAGGCATGAGAGTTATGGAAGGTGGATGGTTAGGTTGGGGCGAGGTGGGTTCAAGCCAGTGCGACTGTGGTATGAGAGTATGGAGGGTGTGAAGGATTTGGTGGGAGGAGATGGGGAGGATGGGTATACGGTTAGAAATGAGAGGGCTAGTTTGATGATATGTTGGAGTCAAAGGCCTCTTTATGCCATATCTGCATGGATTTCCcagtaa